A stretch of DNA from Desulfurella amilsii:
ATGTTGTTATACCAGGTCTCACTTCATTTTTCAACATATTTAGAACTTCGGCTACCATTGCATTTACAACGCGCATTTTTTTTATTTCTTGTTTTGATTTTAAAATAATCATAAGTCGCCTAGTATCTTTGATATTCTTGTAAAAACTTCGTCCACATTACCTAAACCACTTATTGAGCTTAACTTCCCCTGCTTTTCATAATAATCAATTAGCGGTTTCGTGTGTTCCTTAAAAACTTTTAATCTATTTTCTACAGTTTCTTTTGTATCATCGCTACGTTGGACCAATTTAGAACCACAAATATCGCATATCATATCTTGTCTTGGTGGCTTATTTTTCAAGTGATAAATAGCTCCGCAAGTTGGACAAACCCTTCTTAGTGTTAATCTTTCTACGATTTCATCATTAGCAACATCAATATATATTACTCTATCAAGATTTAAACTTTTTCGTTCTATCATTTTATCAAAGCTTTTTGCTTGCTCAATCGTTCTTGGAAATCCATCCAATAGGAAACCATTTGCACAATCAGTTTTTGATATACGGTTTTCTATCATTTTAATAATAAGTTCATCTGGAACAAGTTCGCCTTTTTCCATGTATTTTTTTGCCTTCTCTCCAAGATCGGTTTGGGTTTTTACTTCATTTCTTAATATATCCCCTGTAGATATTTGCACAATTGAAAATTTTTTAGCAATATTTTCCGATTGAGTACCTTTTCCTACGCCTGGAGCTCCAAGTAGTACTACGATCACCTATCTACCCCCTTTTTTCAAAAAACCATCATAGTTTCTCATATAAAGATGAGCCTGTATTTGCATTATTGTGTCAAGCGCAACCTGCACAACAATCAATAAAGCAGTACCACCAAAATAAAATGGCACGCTAAAATGCGACATTAATATCCATGGTAATACACAAACAAAGGACAAATATATACCACCTACAAATGTAAGCCTTGTAAGTATCCAATCCAAAAAATCCGCAGTGTATTTACCCGGTCTTATGCCTGGGATAAACCCACCATTTTTTTTAAGATTGTCTGCCACATCTTTTGGATTAAAAGCAATAGATGTGTAAAAGTAAGCAAAGAAAAAAATCAAAATTACATAAAAAACATTATAAATTAAACCACCAGGATTCAGCAAGTTAGAAATTTTTTGAACCATAGGCACATTGATTACTTTAGCTATTGTTGCAGGAAAAAGCATTATAGAAGAAGCAAAAATTGGTGGTATTACGCCTGACACATTGATTTTTAATGGAATATAGCTACTTTGCGCATTGTAGAGACGCTTACCCACCATTCTTCTTGGGTACTGCACGCTTACTCTTCTTTGAGCTAACTCGACAAATACAATTAGCGCAATCACACCTATTACAACTACAAATATTAACAGCAATGCAAGTATAGACATATCACCAGAGCTTACCAAGTTAAAAGTATTACCTATAGCGGATGGAAGTCTTGCAATAATACCAGCAAAAATAATAAGAGATATACCATTTCCAATACCACGTTCTGTTATTTGCTCGCCAAGCCACATTAAAAAAATGGTACCGGTTGTCAATGTTATATCAGCAAATATTATAAACCCAATACCGTGCCAAATGACAACGGGAATGCCATTAGGTCCATGCATGGATTGCAGACCAATTGCGATACCGATACCTTGTAAAAGCGATATGACAACCGTTAAGTACCTTGTATACTCTGATATTTTTCTTCTACCTGATTCGCCTTCTTTTTTTAATTTCGCAAGCTCTGGACTGACAGCAGTAAATAACTCCAAAATAATAGCAGCAGAAATATAAGGCATAATGCCTAATGAAACTATGCTAAAGTTGCTAATAGCGCCACCGCTAAAAAGGTTAAATAACCCAAGCGCTGTTGATTGATTTTGATTTACAAGTGCAGACAACACATGAGTGTCTACACCTGGGGTTGGTATGTGTGCTGCTAACCTAAATATGATAAACATAATAAGGGTAAATAACAACCTTTTGTTTAATTCGGGTACGTTAAACATATTTGAATAGTCTTGCATTAAAGAACCTCAAACGTAGCGTTTGCTTGTTCAATTTTACTCATGGCTTGCTTAGAAAATGCGTGAGCTTTAATATTCAATTTTTTAGATAAAGCCCCATTTCCAAGAATTTTTACTAATTTATTACCGCTAGCCAATCCTTTAGATGTTAGTATTTCAAGCGTAACCTGGTCATTGTCATTAAAGTGTTTATCTAATGTATTAAGATTTACAATGTCATACTCTACTTTAAAATTATTTTTAAATCCTCTTTTAGGTAATCTTCTATAGATAGGTGTCTGACCGCCTTCATAATACACAGGTAAATGCCCATGGCCACTTCTAGCCCTTTCACCTTTATTGCCTTTGCCTGCTGTTGTGCCATAGCCACTTGCATCACCTCTTCCAACTCTTTTGCGCTTTTGTACTATTTTTGGTAATTCATATAAATGCATATTAATCTCCTTATTCAACTTATTCAACTTATTCAACTTATTCAACTTCTTCTACTTTAACCATATAGTATAATTTTTTTATCATTCCTTTAATGTACGGTGTATCTTTTCTTAGAACAAACTGGTTTGGCCTTTTTAAACCAAGAGACCTTGCTATTTTTTTTATTTTATCCTTTTGCCCAATATAACTTCTTGTCATAGTTATTTTAAGAGTCATTGCACTAGTCCCCTTCCTTCAAATATTTCTTCTTTACTCTTTAATAATTGAAGAGCCTTAATAACTGCATTAGCTAAATTAAATGGATTACTTGAGCCAATGGATTTTGTAACTATATTTTTAATACCACATGCTTCCAAAATATATCTTGCGGTATTGCCTGCAATTACACCAGTTCCTGGTTGTGCCGGTTTCAACAACACCACGCCAGAACCTTGTTTAACTTGAATTATATGTGGTATGCTACCATCTTTTGTAATAGGTACTCTAAACATTTCTTTTTTAGCTTTTTCTATGGCTTTTTTTATAGCCTCTGAAACTTCTTTTGATTTACCAAGCGCAATGCCTACTTGACCGTTTGAATCGCCGACCACAACTAGTGCATTAAACCTAAATCTTCTACCACCTTTTACTACCTTAGCAACTCTTCCAACTTTGATAACATGCTCTTGAAAACTTTTATCCACTTAAACCTCCTAAAATATCAAACCGCCTTCTCTTGCAGCATCTGCTAAGGCTTTAACTTTGCCATGATACAAGTAGCCATTTCTATCAAAAACAACACTTGATATGTCCTTTTCCGTTGCTTTTTTAGCCAAAATCGCTCCAACTAACTTTGCAGTTTCAATATTACAACCTTTAACTTTGCCTTGTAACTGGTTATCCAAACTTGAAACACTCACGATTGTTTTGCCACTTGCATCATCAATAATTTGAGCATATATATGATTTAAACTTTTGAATACACATAACCTCGGTTTTTCTAATGTGCCTCTTATTTTATACTTCAAACGAACTTTTCTGGCTAATCGAAGTTTATTTCTACTGCGTTTCTTTAACATTCAACCTCCTATTTTCCTGCGGCTTTACCAGCTTTCCTTCTGACTTTCTCGTCTTTGTATCTAATACCTTTACCCTTATATGGTTCAACTTTTTTAAATGCCCTCATGTCAGCTGCAACCTGACCAACTAAATATTTGTCAATCCCATATATTGTTACGTTTGTGCCAGTTTTATCTACTTCCACAGTTATACCATCTGGTATTGGGTAAAAAATCTCATGAGAAAATCCAAGATTTAACTTAACTCTCTTCGATTCAACATTTGCTTTATAGCCAACACCCTCTATTATCAATTCTTTTTTAAAACCATTAGTTACACCCACAACGGCATTTGCAATCAAGCTCCTGTACAAACCGTGAAAAGCGTTTGCTTTTTTATTTTCCTCGTTTATGTTTTTAATAATTAAAGTATCCCCTTCTTTTACTACTTCAATAAATTCTGATTTAAAGGTTTGTGTTGCAACACCCCTTGGGCCTTTAATCGTAACTTTGTCTTTTTCTATGTTTAGATCGATATTTTTTGGTATATCAATAACTTTTTTGCCTATACGAGACATACTTTCCTCCTAAAACAGCTCACAAATCAACTCTCCGCCCAGTTTTCTCTTTTTTGCCTGATAAGTTGTCATAACACCTTGGTTTGTTGATATGATACCCATTCCTAAACCACTCATAACAGGCTTTATATCTTGCGACTTAACATAAATTCTTCTTGATGGTTTACTTAT
This window harbors:
- a CDS encoding adenylate kinase, with product MIVVLLGAPGVGKGTQSENIAKKFSIVQISTGDILRNEVKTQTDLGEKAKKYMEKGELVPDELIIKMIENRISKTDCANGFLLDGFPRTIEQAKSFDKMIERKSLNLDRVIYIDVANDEIVERLTLRRVCPTCGAIYHLKNKPPRQDMICDICGSKLVQRSDDTKETVENRLKVFKEHTKPLIDYYEKQGKLSSISGLGNVDEVFTRISKILGDL
- the secY gene encoding preprotein translocase subunit SecY — protein: MQDYSNMFNVPELNKRLLFTLIMFIIFRLAAHIPTPGVDTHVLSALVNQNQSTALGLFNLFSGGAISNFSIVSLGIMPYISAAIILELFTAVSPELAKLKKEGESGRRKISEYTRYLTVVISLLQGIGIAIGLQSMHGPNGIPVVIWHGIGFIIFADITLTTGTIFLMWLGEQITERGIGNGISLIIFAGIIARLPSAIGNTFNLVSSGDMSILALLLIFVVVIGVIALIVFVELAQRRVSVQYPRRMVGKRLYNAQSSYIPLKINVSGVIPPIFASSIMLFPATIAKVINVPMVQKISNLLNPGGLIYNVFYVILIFFFAYFYTSIAFNPKDVADNLKKNGGFIPGIRPGKYTADFLDWILTRLTFVGGIYLSFVCVLPWILMSHFSVPFYFGGTALLIVVQVALDTIMQIQAHLYMRNYDGFLKKGGR
- the rplO gene encoding 50S ribosomal protein L15, yielding MHLYELPKIVQKRKRVGRGDASGYGTTAGKGNKGERARSGHGHLPVYYEGGQTPIYRRLPKRGFKNNFKVEYDIVNLNTLDKHFNDNDQVTLEILTSKGLASGNKLVKILGNGALSKKLNIKAHAFSKQAMSKIEQANATFEVL
- the rpmD gene encoding 50S ribosomal protein L30, with the translated sequence MTLKITMTRSYIGQKDKIKKIARSLGLKRPNQFVLRKDTPYIKGMIKKLYYMVKVEEVE
- the rpsE gene encoding 30S ribosomal protein S5, producing the protein MDKSFQEHVIKVGRVAKVVKGGRRFRFNALVVVGDSNGQVGIALGKSKEVSEAIKKAIEKAKKEMFRVPITKDGSIPHIIQVKQGSGVVLLKPAQPGTGVIAGNTARYILEACGIKNIVTKSIGSSNPFNLANAVIKALQLLKSKEEIFEGRGLVQ
- the rplR gene encoding 50S ribosomal protein L18 gives rise to the protein MLKKRSRNKLRLARKVRLKYKIRGTLEKPRLCVFKSLNHIYAQIIDDASGKTIVSVSSLDNQLQGKVKGCNIETAKLVGAILAKKATEKDISSVVFDRNGYLYHGKVKALADAAREGGLIF
- the rplF gene encoding 50S ribosomal protein L6 encodes the protein MSRIGKKVIDIPKNIDLNIEKDKVTIKGPRGVATQTFKSEFIEVVKEGDTLIIKNINEENKKANAFHGLYRSLIANAVVGVTNGFKKELIIEGVGYKANVESKRVKLNLGFSHEIFYPIPDGITVEVDKTGTNVTIYGIDKYLVGQVAADMRAFKKVEPYKGKGIRYKDEKVRRKAGKAAGK